One stretch of Candidatus Baltobacteraceae bacterium DNA includes these proteins:
- the smpB gene encoding SsrA-binding protein SmpB, producing MRIARTEKRAQEKAANEPALDNRRARHEFEILESLEAGLALTGTEIKSIRTGGVSLNEAFARVRNGELWLVNMYIPPYKTASAFSAHDPRRSRKLLVHKSQLERLASRSAEKGLTIVPLRLYFTRGKAKVEIGLAKGKKLYDKRKSIQDREMKRELARVTR from the coding sequence ATGCGCATCGCGCGTACCGAGAAACGGGCGCAAGAGAAAGCCGCGAACGAGCCGGCACTCGACAATCGGCGCGCGCGTCACGAATTCGAGATTCTCGAGTCGCTCGAAGCTGGATTGGCGTTGACCGGGACGGAGATCAAGAGCATTCGCACGGGCGGTGTCAGCCTCAATGAAGCTTTTGCTCGCGTCCGTAATGGCGAGCTGTGGCTCGTTAACATGTACATCCCGCCGTATAAAACGGCGAGCGCGTTCTCCGCGCACGATCCGCGCCGTTCGCGAAAATTGCTCGTTCACAAATCGCAACTCGAACGGCTCGCTTCTCGCAGCGCCGAGAAGGGATTGACGATCGTTCCACTTCGGCTCTACTTTACGCGCGGTAAAGCCAAAGTCGAAATCGGCCTCGCCAAGGGCAAGAAGCTCTACGACAAGCGCAAGTCGATTCAAGACCGTGAGATGAAGCGCGAGCTCGCACGGGTAACTCGATGA